A genome region from Eurosta solidaginis isolate ZX-2024a chromosome 2, ASM4086904v1, whole genome shotgun sequence includes the following:
- the LOC137240899 gene encoding uncharacterized protein, producing MYSQTPLHSAMKHGADVNATNRTNIGVNISQREQMHISKQQTSFYQEDKQFLSRSYTSKDKFIREYKKLYCRKARAKELYLLILTEIEEAISDGNVDSLKKLSNFIDYISDAEDQVTLRDYYDNANNTVKSTNLVILACKHNKVNILEYLLGSNSKILSNLSVGIRETTILPDDEDETCHNSFYYAIRSGNVELLDTLINKWPGNYFAVHFRELDEILSRAYEELKLKNVLLSEEIEIFVENKLINLRFFSSAAEQNQNVKSCLNSIRDRIELVLQNVSLLKAEYSHTEQVDEKFLYIAKFIAQNIHILKRQLKSTYDRLPWEEMEFCLVSFIFSHTKRQEINLFYHTVLNKSKILYYLEIFVKKLETEKDFIECVNIGEIADLPKLKREKVVAEIISNYPQFEELYNDYQQIGDIHALEKISDYIKLALSANAKEREGQLIIMRVLQFIGEYLKNTLESPKLSSTTSELLLLSLPKNTREVIIDLRNSISHAYSLSKRTEIEENTDVNFFIGVQNNTKKVGDVITSILYDNKIKTIRILLKKIINSQNLDEIKEVTEAFSNANLDEITTGNFVIMEHEKLKKLIAKLSNSITEKTSYEQELFNKINNIISCSGTQSENIRTDYITGFALLKSFSIVFSDNKIDHNVIRGMKFRANKTLVDIIPRIESHSLKEIAELSRKIFHSVKSRIRADNHDEIKRLTCEIFYIAEFGTGDIKWIEELRGKLNEKGSFIPAYKQKKTYNITEEKYNNQLALKLTELKSILKHNALSGKLTEKLPSYKSNKKLQAVVEMLVLDIMSILGSSKNCLENNLLFLDENTPLLTGKCLRNHLAHDNALVDVLLSDPSIAVILNAKKLTTENIMISKRKVGKLVRDDPSKLKDKYDQAVITITNQERMFVALEEGNLDDLKSYLKKGADINARSINLWTTLHFAAKGPSLEIVKFVLKQILDVNVIDINGQTPLHIAAAHGRKNIVQFFVGEADLYVDDADNHGKTPLHIAAQNGHKDTVEILLKNKASTVTQDMSGISPLYYAIRNNHVNVVKVLLEKDTNVDSNEAMGGYTPLHEAAESGHLELVNFLLQNKANINARNDRDWTPLHAASLNGHLEIVNALILKGANVNASVIDGCTPLHYAIENGHEKVANILLKHGANVNVVDKTYNNTPLHYAAKDGHEKIVKALLTNKANASIATVQGITPLHFAVQGGHLKIVVALLEHGGVNIRAKDKNNATPLHYAAESGHKTVAELLIKNGVEINDKANNNLTPLHVAALKGHKDIIELLIRNKAQVSAQDIKGSTPLHAAVMNGSIDVIDNLIKYKAEVDARTNDGMTPLHAAALNGRGDAVVFLIKNKAEVNAKDNYGITPLHAAVIGDHKDVVNLLIKNKAKVNAEDIAGSTPLHVAVEAGHKYIVEILVANGANVNVKSDNHLTPLLSAIKNNHKEIVEVLIANGASVNVEDGEPLLLAVLAGYRDIVEILLRNKANVNTKGPENTTLLHLAAQRGHKEIVDALITKGANVDAMTINGTTPLYLAVLQGHGEIAETLIANRANVNIVNVEGAPLHIAAGLGLANVVEVLLSNGAKIYVKDNKSRTSLEIAVSQGHLQVVKMLLQYKKVDMNGKGNDDWTVLHIASQKSNLEMVKFLVDEGSNINAKNAAGSKPIHIAAREGYKDTVEFFLSKGLSINELGTANQTLLHYAAMKGRLEVVKYLIAQGADVNAKDTNGLTPMHIAANVGYKDVIEVLLKNCAVYNAVDKLCIRPLEMTNDKDVINLLSSTEKLFEAVKRNSSSEVENYIKAGAFVNAKNADCVTPLHYAAWKGYDGVVNILLQNKANPNLVVGDKGFTPLHYAAQFSHLKVVKALLSNGAVYNAVSDTGKTPSDFAVDKSITSLFKLVTESFKKVKDGNAHVINDLNKIKDIDTVKAVMSARNIENKTLVVAAVHSNFSKVEQLKLISQSDVSAQIGTALVLMNQGNYQKAFSIFRSAFERRNEILGPDNPGTLDIRTYMAKVLYKQGIYQEALNMFEEIFQKQKEMLGLNDKDTLSTRDTIALVLHRQGKDEEAFNIYQEVYQRQKEILGSNHSDTLNTQFHMALVLDKQGKYEEALNINRAVFEKRKETLGAHDLATVSAKNNIAMVLANQGKYDESLKIYKEVFEKKKIILGINHADTLRTLHNIAGVLYSQKKYHEALKAFQEVLNIQKKALQPNHPETLNTQYNIANLLFAQGKLIGALKVYKESFEQIKAVFGPSHPSVLDILTKIEMINFRFKLDGSEASEVLQHLQKDINIAASKGDIRTVQRLLKDGADANDKDIDGRTPLHYAVSNGHIDIVNILLTNGANVSQVTNKGNTPLHTATSKYYKEIVEILLQHISRDKLNDFINAKTTSSGTTSLHVAAKGGCLEVVKSLLKHGSIYNIENKEGKIPIDLSKDQKVTNLLKLIEELFRDIKNGNVESISKLDTRKPDEFLAITNARNNQGNTLLQVAIANKHKNIASKLLKMLKEPDQNLQDVNIESGVKNLKL from the coding sequence ATGTATAGTCAAACTCCACTACATTCTGCTATGAAACATGGTGCTGATGTAAATGCAACAAACCGTACTAATATTGGTGTAAATATATCTCAGAGAGAGCAAATGCATATATCTAAACAACAAACCAGTTTTTATCAAGAAGATAAACAGTTTCTATCACGTTCTTACACATCAAAAGATAAGTTTATTAGAGAATATAAAAAACTCTACTGCAGAAAAGCAAGAGCTAAAGAACTTTACCTCCTGATTTTAACTGAAATCGAAGAGGCAATATCAGATGGTAATGTCGATAGCTTAAAAAAATTAAGCAACTTTATTGATTACATAAGTGATGCAGAAGATCAAGTAACTTTGAGAGACTATTATGATAATGCTAACAACACTGTTAAGAGTACTAACTTAGTTATCTTAGCTTGTAAACATAATAAGGTAAATATTTTAGAATACCTACTTGGCAGTAATAGTAAAATACTCAGTAATTTATCTGTTGGCATCAGAGAAACTACTATATTACCAGATGATGAGGATGAAACATgccataattcgttttattatgCTATACGTTCAGGCAATGTTGAACTTCTTGATACACTCATTAATAAATGGCCAGGTAATTATTTTGCTGTTCATTTCAGGGAATTAGATGAAATTCTTTCACGCGCTTATGAGGAATTAAAACTAAAGAACGTATTATTATCAGAAGAGATAgaaatttttgttgaaaataagttgATAAACCTCCGTTTTTTCTCTAGTGCTGCTGAACAAAATCAGAATGTGAAGAGTTGTCTTAATAGCATCAGAGATCGGATTGAGTTAGTACTTCAAAACGTTAGTTTGCTAAAGGCAGAATATTCGCACACAGAACAAGTAGATGAAAAGTTTTTATACATAGCAAAGTTTATTGCACAAAATATTCATATATTAAAGCGGCAGTTGAAATCAACCTACGATAGACTGCCTTGGGAAGAAATGGAATTTTGTTTAGTTAGCTTTATTTTTTCTCACACAAAGCGacaagaaattaatttattttatcataCCGTACTGAATAAAAGCAAGATACTATACTACTTAGaaatttttgtaaagaaacttGAAACCGAAAAAGATTTTATAGAATGTGTAAATATTGGTGAAATTGCTGATCTTCCAAAGCTAAAACGTGAGAAAGTTGTTGCAGAGATCATTAGCAACTATCCACAATTTGAAGAGTTATATAATGATTATCAACAGATTGGGGATATTCATGCTTTAGAGAAAATAAGTGACTATATAAAGTTGGCATTATCAGCTAATGCTAAAGAAAGGGAAGGACAGTTAATTATTATGAGGGTTTTACAGTTTATTGGTGAATATTTAAAAAACACTCTAGAATCTCCCAAGTTATCTAGCACTACAAGCGAGCTTCTTCTACTATCATTACCAAAGAACACAAGAGAAGTCATTATAGATTTACGTAACTCAATATCACATGCATATTCACTCTCTAAAAGAACAGAGATTGAGGAAAATACagatgttaatttttttattggtgTTCAAAATAACACTAAGAAAGTTGGTGATGTGATTACTAGTATTCTTTatgacaacaaaattaaaactatcagaatactactaaaaaaaattattaatagtcAGAACTTGGATGAGATAAAAGAAGTCACCGAAGCATTTAGCAACGCTAACTTAGATGAAATAACCACAGGAAACTTTGTAATAATGGAACACGAAAAGCTTAAAAAGCTGATTGCAAAACTAAGCAATAGTATAACTGAAAAGACAAGTTACGAGCAAGAGCtgtttaataaaattaataacataatcaGTTGTTCAGGAACTCAATCAGAAAATATCAGAACTGATTATATTACAGGGTTTGCATTATTAAAGAGTTTCAGTATTGTCTTTAGTGATAATAAGATTGACCATAACGTTATTAGGGGAATGAAATTTCGTGCTAATAAAACATTAGTGGATATTATTCCCCGTATAGAATCGCATAGCCTTAAAGAGATTGCTGAGCTATCGAGGAAGATTTTTCATAGTGTTAAGTCAAGAATAAGAGCAGACAACCATGATGAAATAAAAAGATTAACTtgcgaaattttttatattgctgaATTTGGTACAGGTGATATAAAATGGATTGAGGAATTAAGAGGAAAGTTGAATGAGAAAGGTTCTTTTATTCCTGCATACAAACAAAAGAAGACTTACAATATAACggaagaaaaatataataatcaaCTTGCACTGAAGCTAACTGAACTGAAAAGTATTTTAAAGCATAATGCATTGAGTGGTAAATTAACTGAAAAACTCCCTTCCTATAAGAGTAATAAGAAACTGCAAGCAGTAGTAGAAATGCTTGTGCTGGATATAATGTCAATCTTAGGCAGCTCAAAGAATTGTCTAGAAAACAATTTACTTTTCTTAGATGAGAATACTCCTTTACTAACTGGCAAATGTTTGCGTAATCACTTAGCACACGATAATGCCTTGGTCGATGTATTGTTATCTGATCCCTCAATAGCAGTTATCTTAAACGCTAAAAAACTTACTACAGAAAACATAATGATAAGTAAGAGAAAAGTTGGCAAGTTAGTGAGAGACGATCCTTCCAAATTGAAGGATAAATACGATCAAGCTGTTATTACTATTACTAATCAGGAAAGAATGTTTGTCGCATTGGAAGAAGGGAATCTCGACGACTTAAAAAGTTATCTCAAAAAAGGAGCAGACATCAATGCTAGAAGTATTAATTTATGGACTACATTGCATTTTGCTGCTAAGGGGCCTAGTCTTGAAATTGTAAAATTTGTGCTTAAACAAATTTTAGACGTTAATGTTATAGATATTAATGGTCAAACCCCACTACATATCGCTGCTGCACATGGTAGAAAAAATATTGTGCAGTTTTTTGTAGGGGAAGCTGATTTATATGTTGATGATGCAGATAATCATGGCAAAACACCACTACACATTGCAGCCCAAAATGGTCACAAGGATACTGTTgagattttattaaaaaataaagccAGTACTGTTACTCAAGATATGAGTGGTATTTCACCTTTATATTATGCGATAAGAAATAATCATGTAAATGTTGTTAAGGTTCTACTAGAAAAAGATACGAATGTTGATAGTAATGAGGCCATGGGTGGCTATACTCCATTGCATGAAGCTGCAGAAAGTGGTCACCTGGAGTTAGTTAATTTCTTACTCCAAAATAAGGCAAACATTAATGCTAGAAATGACAGAGATTGGACACCATTACATGCAGCGTCGTTAAATGGCCATCTGGAAATAGTAAACGCTTTAATACTGAAAGGGGCAAATGTTAATGCTAGCGTCATAGATGGTTGTACACCATTACACTATGCAATAGAAAACGGTCATGAAAAGGTAGCTAATATTTTATTGAAGCATGGCGCTAATGTTAATGTTGTTGACAAAACCTATAATAACACACCTTTGCACTACGCAGCAAAAGATGGGCATGAGAAAATTGTTAAGGCTTTACTGACAAATAAGGCAAATGCTAGTATTGCCACTGTGCAAGGTATAACCCCACTACATTTTGCAGTGCAGGGTGGCCACTTGAAGATAGTTGTTGCTCTTCTTGAGCATGGGGGGGTTAACATTCGCGCTAAAGATAAAAATAATGCTACGCCCTTACACTATGCAGCAGAGAGTGGCCATAAGACAGTTGCTGagcttttaataaaaaatggTGTAGAAATCAATGATAAAGCAAATAATAATCTAACACCATTACATGTAGCTGCTCTGAAAGGTCACAAAGATATTATTGAACTCCTAATAAGAAACAAAGCTCAAGTTAGCGCTCAAGACATTAAGGGTAGTACACCATTGCATGCAGCTGTTATGAACGGTAGCATAGATGTTATTGATAACTTGATAAAATATAAAGCTGAAGTCGATGCTAGAACTAATGATGGTATGACACCATTACATGCAGCTGCTCTAAATGGCCGTGGAGATGCTGTTGTTTTCCTAATAAAAAATAAAGCTGAAGTAAATGCTAAAGATAATTATGGTATTACACCGTTACATGCAGCTGTTATAGGAGACCATAAAGACGTTGTTaatcttttaataaaaaataaagctaaagttaacgCGGAAGATATTGCAGGCAGTACACCATTACATGTAGCTGTGGAAGCAGGTCACAAGTACATCGTTGAGATTCTGGTAGCAAATGGAGCCAATGTTAATGTTAAGAGCGATAACCACCTAACACCATTGCTTTCTGCTATTAAAAATAATCATAAGGAAATCGTTGAAGTTCTTATAGCAAATGGAGCTAGTGTTAATGTAGAAGATGGTGAACCTTTATTACTCGCAGTTCTTGCTGGCTACAGAGATATTGTAGAGATTTTGCTAAGAAATAAAGCGAATGTTAACACAAAAGGTCCTGAAAATACGACACTATTGCATTTGGCTGCTCAAAGGGGTCATAAGGAGATAGTAGATGCTCTGATAACAAAAGGAGCTAATGTTGATGCTATGACTATTAATGGCACAACACCGTTATATCTTGCAGTACTACAAGGCCATGGGGAAATTGCTGAAACTTTGATAGCAAATAGGGCTAATGTTAACATTGTAAATGTTGAAGGTGCTCCGCTACATATAGCTGCAGGACTTGGCCTTGCTAATGTTGTTGAAGTCCTATTAAGTAATGGAGCAAAAATTTATGTTAAAGACAATAAGAGTAGAACATCTTTAGAAATAGCAGTGTCACAGGGTCATCTGCAAGTGGTTAAAATGTTACTGCAGTATAAAAAAGTAGATATGAATGGTAAAGGCAATGATGATTGGACTGTACTGCACATTGCTTCACAGAAAAGTAACTTGGAAATGGTAAAATTTCTAGTAGATGAAGGGTCTAATATTAATGCCAAAAATGCCGCTGGATCAAAGCCTATACACATTGCAGCCAGAGAAGGTTATAAAGATACCGTAGAGTTCTTCCTTAGCAAGGGGTTGAGTATTAATGAGCTTGGTACAGCTAACCAGACATTACTACACTATGCTGCAATGAAAGGTCGATTAGAAGTTGTGAAGTATTTGATAGCACAAGGTGCTGACGTTAATGCTAAAGATACTAATGGCTTAACTCCTATGCATATTGCTGCTAATGTTGGTTACAAAGATGTTAttgaagttttattaaaaaattgtgcAGTTTATAACGCTGTTGACAAGCTTTGTATAAGACCATTAGAAATGACTAACGATAAAGacgttatcaatttattatcatCAACTGAGAAATTATTTGAGGCTGTAAAACGTAATAGCTCCTCAGAGGTGGAGAATTACATTAAAGCAGGAGCGTTTGTTAATGCCAAAAATGCGGATTGTGTAACACCATTACATTATGCTGCATGGAAGGGCTATGATGGAGTTGTCAATATTCTATTACAAAATAAAGCTAATCCTAATTTGGTTGTTGGTGACAAGGGGTTTACACCTCTGCATTATGCTGCTCAGTTCTCCCACTTAAAAGTTGTAAAGGCTCTATTGTCTAATGGTGCAGTATACAATGCTGTCTCTGACACTGGGAAAACACCATCAGATTTTGCTGTGGATAAAAGTATAACTAGCTTATTTAAACTAGTGACTGAATCATTTAAAAAGGTTAAAGATGGTAATGCTCATGTTATTAATGACCTAAATAAGATAAAGGATATTGATACAGTAAAGGCAGTGATGAGTGCTCGTAATATAGAGAACAAAACGTTAGTAGTTGCTGCAGTACATAGTAACTTTTCAAAAGTCGAGCAGTTGAAGCTGATATCGCAAAGTGACGTATCCGCTCAGATTGGTACAGCTTTAGTGCTCATGAATCAAGGCAATTATCAAAAAGCCTTCAGTATTTTCAGAAGCGCATTTGAAAGAAGAAATGAAATACTAGGACCAGACAATCCTGGTACTTTAGATATTCGGACATATATGGCCAAAGTGCTATATAAGCAAGGAATTTACCAAGAAGCTTTAAATATGTTTGAAGAGATTTTTCAGAAACAAAAAGAAATGCTGGGTTTAAACGATAAGGATACTTTAAGTACAAGAGATACAATCGCTTTAGTGCTGCATAGACAGGGGAAAGATGAAGAAGCTTTTAATATTTATCAAGAAGTCTATCAAAGACAAAAGGAAATACTAGGGTCAAATCATTCAGATACCTTAAATACTCAGTTTCACATGGCATTAGTATTAGATAAACAGGGAAAATATGAAGAAGCGTTAAATATCAATAGGGCAGTTTTTGAAAAGAGGAAAGAAACACTAGGTGCACATGATCTAGCCACTGTGAGTGCCAAAAATAATATAGCAATGGTACTAGCAAACCAAGGTAAATACGACGAGTCCTTAAAAATCTATAAAGAGGTAtttgaaaagaagaaaataattttagGTATTAATCATGCTGATACCTTGAGAACGTTACATAACATTGCTGGGGTACTCTATAGTCAAAAAAAATATCATGAAGCCTTGAAAGCTTTTCAAGAGGTTTTAAATATCCAGAAAAAAGCTTTGCAACCAAATCACCCAGAAACCTTGAATACTCAATACAACATAGCAAATTTACTTTTTGCTCAAGGCAAATTGATTGGCGCACTCAAAGTCTACAAAGAAAGTTTTgaacaaataaaagctgtttttggaccaagtcatccaagtgttttaGATATTTTAACAAAGATAGAGATGATTAATTTTAGATTTAAGCTTGACGGTAGCGAAGCATCAGAGGTGCTCCAGCATCTGCAGAAAGATATCAACATTGCTGCTAGTAAAGGTGATATACGAACTGTTCAGCGTCTGTTAAAAGATGGAGCTGATGCCAACGATAAAGATATTGATGGTAGAACTCCGTTGCATTACGCTGTTAGCAATGGACACATAGATATTGTAAACATCTTACTAACAAATGGAGCTAATGTTAGTCAAGTTACTAATAAAGGTAATACACCATTACACACTGCTACTTCCAaatattacaaagaaattgttGAGATTCTGTTACAACATATCAGTCGTGATAAATTAAATGACTTTATTAATGCCAAAACTACTTCTAGTGGCACTACATCACTTCATGTGGCAGCTAAAGGTGGCTGCTTGGAAGTTGTAAAATCTTTATTAAAACATGGTTCAATTTATAACATTGAGAACAAAGAAGGTAAAATACCTATTGATTTATCTAAGGACCAAAAAGTTACTAACCTACTGAAATTAATTGAAGAATTGTTTAGAGATATAAAAAATGGTAATGTTGAATCTATCAGCAAGCTAGACACAAGAAAACCTGATGAGTTCTTAGCTATAACAAATGCTCGTAATAATCAAGGGAATACATTATTACAAGTTGCTATAGCCAATAAACATAAGAATATCGCAAGTAAATTGTTAAAAATGCTGAAAGAGCCAGATCAAAATTTACAAGACGTCAATATAGAAAGTGGAGTTAAAAATTTGAAACTGTGA
- the LOC137241856 gene encoding uncharacterized protein, producing MSWSIAALQLGIMRLDVIDLDPYGCPNRFLDGAIQSLTSGGLLLVTATDMAVLAGNTPEACYAKCSSVPLRMKCCHEMGLRILLHCIETKATTPAKEPVSCQRFGLDLEEDLQTLLEARAAPRVVNMDQHESTVAVSGNAMNKIFEMEYDENKSNNTSDESFMALEKMCDKTASDPDSTLFKYIHSENKDMVIEDAKKRSADGNYFKTPCKQELQEIDEEAQSLQRLLHDLCVQEQHQLDNETPLKSIDVTLLEDIEAPSKMWDSTIVGDTTLQTLPLKMVRLLRPSTILEENCEDQSNSSLGGDDVSSHISFQSAQKGSETSATTSCYETAHDTTGASAPRKVSHYTQSESSEESHELEKSIILSRILASLSCTITKAMLRPCQAKLSSSGSFDDSLEVIELSDDKSHETGGNLNKSVFIKEEKEQQKKEIAIEPIARNAESMLSNYHNKSSIDFEESFENDKENRSLFNESTEKSLHVNDTMEEVEYMTKKGMQYMQAAEPTTNLGNLSPTVNETQMAVKPLQEREKTFTYSPKKAKSNCGSPAKKFINGKPTAVVTGTKGMQARVFIFIIICWNNPKDLVKSYHISLEMLML from the exons atgagttggtccattgctgcattacagttgggtataatg cgtttggatgttatagacctagatccttatggttgtccgaatcgctttctggatggcgctatacaatcactgacgAGTGGGGGTTTATTACTTGTAACTGCGACTGATATGGCTGTGCTGGCTGGCAATACGCCTGAAGCTTGCTATGCCAAATGTAGTTCAgtgcctttgcgtatgaaatgctgccatgagatgggattgcgtatactattgcattgcattgaaac aaaggctacaacgcctgctaaagagccggtatcttgccaacgctttggcttggatttagaggaggatctacaaactttgctaGAAGCACGCGCAGCTCCTCGTGTAGTGAATATGGATCAACACGAAAGTACcgttgctgttagcggaaatgcaatgaacaaaatatttgaaatggagtatgatgaaaataaatccaacaat acgtctgatgaaagttttatggctttggaaaaaatgtgtgataaaacagcatctgatcctgacagcacactatttaagtacatacatagcgagaacaaggatatggttatagaagatgctaaaaagcgcagcgccgatggaaactattttaaaaccccttgtaaacaag aactacaagaaatagatgaagaagcacaatcattgcaacgtctattgcatgacttatgcgtacaggagcagcatcaattggataatgaaactcctttaaaaagtattgatgtaacactcctagaagatattgaagcgccatctaaaatgtgggactccacaatagtgggcgataccactttacaaactttacctttgaaaatggtgagacttctcagaccatctactatactagaggaaaattgcgaagatcagtctaatagttctttgggtggtgatGATGTATCATCACACATAAGCTTTCAAAGCGCTCAAAAAGGCAGTGAAACTTCAGCGACAACAAGCTGTTATGAAACAGCACATGACACCACAGGCGCAAGTGCACCCAGGAAAGTTTCACATTATACCCAAAGCGAGTCCTCCGAAGAATCGCATGAACTGGAAAAAagtataatattgtcacggatattggcatcgctgagctgtaccatcactaaggcgatgctaaggccatgccaagca AAACTATCTTCCAGTGGGTCCTTTGATGATTCTTTAGAAGTAATTGAGTTGTCGGATGATAAGTCACATGAAACGGGcggaaatttaaacaaaagtgtcTTTATTAAAGAGGAGAAAGAACAACAAAAGAAGGAAATTGCAATAGAGCCAATAGCACGAAATGCGGAAAGCATGCTCAGTAATTACCATAACAAAAGTTCTATTGACTTTGAAGAATCAtttgaaaatgataaagaaaatcgtAGTTTGTTCAATGAGAGTACCGAAAAATCATTGCACGTCAATGATACCATGGAAGAAGTTGAGTACATGACGAAAAAAGGTATGCAGTATATGCAAGCCGCTGAACCTACAACAAATCTGGGTAATCTATCGCCAACCGTAAATGAAACCCAAATGGCGGTGAAACCATTACAGGAACGTGAAAAAACATTTACGTATTCGccgaaaaaagcaaaaagcaactGTGGCTCGCCAGCTAAAAAGTTTATCAATGGAAAACCTACAGCTGTTGTAACAGGCACTAAAGGTATGCAGGCaagagtttttatttttataatcatttgttggaataatccTAAAGACCTTGTGAAGTCATACCATATCTCATTAGAGatgttgatgttgtag